Proteins encoded together in one Bactrocera neohumeralis isolate Rockhampton chromosome 4, APGP_CSIRO_Bneo_wtdbg2-racon-allhic-juicebox.fasta_v2, whole genome shotgun sequence window:
- the LOC126755537 gene encoding uncharacterized protein LOC126755537 yields MGDYKLLNKELVDANRELKQTIATYQNELVLTRAELMEQHRIRVEGEREYRDRVLSLVAHNFMALMRDIDANVNVKELLSCNSCEQNSNYTNTVNAKSDSASFRRRSTHLVREFRRSSAVTRQNSIQLSPTRRPYESHAIIEQTETSKLEESESGSDMDLENSITEDNVIDVEREESYENADLHCIREASEEECEENDDGRKCTVVDKRNRQPIRDISNIHKEQVENRYYVTKRGKERNRRSDSENSIEVPRNVDVDGMEVEDDLIQTMNQTLHVSDSQITDNNDKWMEVNPENFKRHVVVKVKRMHEPQPAVVHLNSKENTLIPEYEISVENIRNDELSLGITQFSMGNFLEASCSTPCHGMKAAMAEGTTDETNCDGSCSVSSQTTSLCLRPSRRCAPTTLAEPSLRVKLRSDSGKRKGSTKKR; encoded by the exons ATGGGTGACTACAAGCTACTCAATAAGGAGTTAGTCGATGCTAATAGAGAATTAAAACAAACTATTGCAACATATCAAAATGAATTGGTTTTAACGCGTGCAGAGTTAATGGAACAGCATCGAATACGTGTTGAGGGCGAGCGCGAATATCGTGATCGCGTACTCTCATTAGTAGCACATAATTTTATGGCATTAATGCGTGATATCGATGCCAACGTAAATGTAAAAGAATTACTGAGTTGTAATAGTTGTGAACAAAACTCAAATTACACCAATACTGTTAATGCTAAAAGTGATAGCGCCAGTTTCAGACGAAGAAGCACACATCTTGTCAGAGAATTTCGTCGTTCTAGTGCAGTGACCCGCCAAAATAGTATACAGTTGTCGCCAACACGACGACCATACGAAAGTCATGCTATTATCGAGCAAACTGAAACCAGTAAATTAGAAGAATCTGAATCTGGTAGTGATATGGATTTGGAAAACTCTATAACTGAAGATAATGTAATTGATGTAGAACGCGAAGAGAGCTACGAAAATGCAGATTTGCATTGCATAAGGGAAGCCAGTGAAGAAGAATGTGAAGAAAATGATGACGGTAGAAAGTGTACAGTAGTTGATAAACGGAATAGGCAACCAATCAGAGATATATCCAATATTCATAAGGAGCAAGTCGAAAACAGATATTATGTCACAAAACGTGGAAAAGAGCGTAATCGGCGCAGTGACAGTGAAAATTCTATAGAAGTTCCACGTAATGTGGATGTTG atggCATGGAAGTAGAGGATGATTTGATTCAGACAATGAACCAAACGTTACATGTTTCGGACAGCCAAATAACAGATAATAATGATAAGTGGATGGAAGTGAatccagaaaattttaaacgtCATGTTGTAGTGAAAGTTAAACGAATGCATGAACCACAACCGGCAGTAGTACACTTGAACTCTAAAG AGAACACACTTATACCAGAATATGAGATTTCAGTCGAAAACATAAGAAATGATG AGTTAAGTTTGGGTATAACCCAATTTTCTATGGGTAATTTCTTGGAAGCATCCTGCAGTACGCCATGTCATGGCATGAAAGCAGCAATGGCAGAGGGAACGACTGATGAAACCAATTGCGATGGCTCATGCAGTGTGTCATCACAGACAACAAGCCTATGCTTGCGGCCATCACGCAGATGTGCGCCAACAACTTTAGCGGAGCCTAGTTTAAGAGTAAAACTACGAAGCGATAGTGGCAAAAGGAAAGGATCTACGAAGAAgcgttaa
- the LOC126755538 gene encoding transmembrane protein 164, with protein sequence MDWSWAIAGINDEIPRTAGPECINYMTNRRRWIESTILSAIFIYLICWAAKRMDPIIMPPLKDINKPHSAIRLTLMLLMTFIFGVEMGFKFANKNMIYVLNPCHIQTLVQIYLLAAKPSKTTIALFRIQMNNLNGPFLAFLFPEVECRTLHFEQATYWIQHALLYIIPAYILRSGAYQIEGLYDYNWTTIGTATMLLYHFAFLTPISMFTGINLSHMLCAALSDPFQGQNYRIAATIHEIFLCPILNKTTVLIFSKPTVMSNVKRLRPKFELPLNKSITSDRRLSTDNPLLTTRGTYTPVHLSKSVPTTPTSIAPITNSSPISEISLVAEMAAAVAAGSGPVTMMRRMKRNSINLVTSEIVGVGQQRNDAYNNADELVNGEYTCATTVSDGKSSKPATKID encoded by the exons ATGGATTGGAGCTGGGCTATTGCCGGTATCAACGATGAAATACCACGTACAGCCGGTCCTGAATGTATTAACTACATGACGAATCGTCGCCGTTGGATTGAATCCACTATTTTAAGCGCAATCTTCATTTATCTAATATGCTGGGCCGCAAAACGCATGGATCCGATTATAATGCCACCGCTCAAGGATATCAATAAGCCACACTCCGCCATAAGACTTACGCTAATGTTATTGATGACCTTCATATTTGGCGTAGAAATGGGTTTTAAATTTGccaataaaaatatgatatatgtTTTGAATCCATGTCACATCCAAACTTTGGTCCAG ATCTACCTTTTAGCAGCAAAGCCCAGTAAGACGACCATCGCTTTATTTCGCATACAAATGAATAATTTAAATGGTCCCTTTTTGGCGTTTCTATTCCCGGAAGTAGAATGTCGTACATTACATTTTGAACAGGCAACTTATTGGATTCAGCATGCCTTACTCTATATAATACCGGCTTATATATTAAGAAGTG GTGCGTATCAAATTGAGGGCTTATATGATTACAATTGGACTACTATCGGGACTGCTACAATGCTGCTATATCATTTCGCTTTTTTGACCCCCATATCGATG TTTACTGGCATAAATCTTAGCCATATGTTATGCGCTGCGCTATCAGATCCATTTCAAGGTCAAAATTATCGCATCGCCGCTACGATACATGAAATCTTTTTATGTCCTATATTGAACAAAACAACTGTACTAATATTTAGCAAACCAACAGTTATGTCTAATGTCAAAAGACTAAGACCCAAATTCGAATTGCCCCTAAATAAGAGCATCACAAGCGACAGACGTCTCTCAACAGATAATCCGTTACTCACTACACGTGGGACCTATACACCAGTGCACCTGTCAAAATCAGTACCAACGACACCCACATCCATTGCACCAATCACAAACAGTTCACCAATTAGTGAAATTTCATTGGTTGCCGAAATGGCGGCTGCTGTAGCTGCTGGCAGTGGACCTGTCACCATGATGCGGCGAATGAAACGAAATTCCATAAATTTAGTAACGTCGGAAATTGTGGGTGTTGGTCAACAACGTAATGATGCATACAATAATGCTGATGAGTTGGTGAATGGTGAATATACGTGCGCTACAACTGTCAGTGACGGTAAATCTTCAAAGCCAGCCACAAAAATTGACTAG
- the LOC126755530 gene encoding golgin subfamily A member 2: MPGEEVNESKAQKLAAARKKLREYQKRGAAENANTAPTESHSNSIAGGSSISSNISEASDYDVSNNGHEATSTNMQTSVNNNIAMDVLASAEIAVNTTSEVIATPDFSLSAPIPSTAASYFQTTTEDFPALTLDSFAAPTVASPAIRECATDQMQLQNINAIQVLITEKAALTTELNKCRSLCRGRELEAEELRTQLESTTQRQEELLQHYQVQQQSLEQLRNKNAELQHKLAQATAKQEEQAGHLDELKRLLDVMQQRATDVEHQFKEKANELEMAQLRIRQLSDEANVNQPDNRVETLTQTQFMYEQQIRDLQAMVQQLTYDKEQASNQYQSYVKHLNSELSNLSEKNSELLDEYTKQQERERQLVDHIGALEKDIQKNISRQDQLRKEQEQESLTRSEAPVQEVEKLKEQISDYELERHEFQLKIKSQEDRLENLSSELQEKQTRLDQLEEHVRNYASEQPDQVKLLATMESDKIAASRALAQNIELKKQLDELELRFVQLTNDKADLMNKLDAEEHANRKMRANYNEMEERLHDIDERFKYKDEEMIRLSHENMELTNKAAALQRKLQRQGRKLDGHNHSHEPNDELHEHQHNGCDDEHEHTHGDDHNEHEHDHHKHEHDHHEHEPDYHEREHHFYEHEHDQHGHEHDHHEHNQDHDEHSSDLEHNLYNENKHSQHHHQHVKQLSTSSSNTSTPYLPTEEAVERLEQRFTRLMSQVADLTDEKQRLEHLVLQLQGETETIGEYITLYQTQRRMLKQREYEKAAQMQLLQREREQLRDRIAILNNLVNSLRADMPQSIPNLQENFHSSVIGNDDNFDDTNTPLIVEASEALEEQHNQPDSQLPANESRQILTKIQNIIFEINENTQHIPDVATAQTVDHINCCLGKIEVV, from the exons ATGCCAGGAGAAGAAGTAAACGAGAGTAAGGCACAAAAATTGGCTGCCGCAAGGAAAAAg TTGAGGGAATATCAGAAACGTGGCGCTGCGGAAAATGCAAATACAGCACCTACAGAATCGCACAGCAATAGTATCGCCGGTGGCAGCAGTATTTCGAGTAACATATCCGAAGCATCCGATTATGATGTATCTAACAATGGACATGAGGCAACAAGCACTAATATGCAAACGTCAGTCAACAATAACATTGCGATGGATGTTTTAGCATCAGCAGAGATTGCAGTAAATACTACATCAGAAGTTATTGCAACTCCTGATTTTTCTTTGTCTGCGCCAATACCTTCCACTGCCGCTAGTTACTTCCAAACAACAACGGAAGACTTTCCAGCATTAACGCTGGATAGTTTTGCGGCGCCAACAGTTGCATCGCCTGCGATAAGGGAATGTGCTACAGATCAAATgcaacttcaaaatattaatgCTATTCAAGTGCTTATAACTGAAAAGGCTGCGTTAACAACCGAATTGAATAAATGTCGCTCTTTATGTAGAGGGCGGGAATTGGAAGCCGAAGAACTACGTACACAGTTAGAATCGACGACACAACGTCAAGAAGAACTACTACAACACTATCAAGTTCAACAACAAAGCTTAGAGCAATTGCGTAACAAAAATGCTGAGCTGCAACATAAATTGGCCCAGGCGACTGCAAAGCAGGAAGAGCAAGCTGGCCATCTAGATGAGTTAAAACGACTGCTAGATGTAATGCAGCAACGGGCCACAGATGTAGAACACCAGTTCAAAGAAAAAGCTAATGAGCTAGAAATGGCACAACTGCGCATACGCCAACTGTCGGATGAGGCAAATGTGAATCAGCCCGATAATCGTGTAGAAACACTTACACAAACACAATTCATGTACGAACAGCAGATCAGAGACTTACAG GCTATGGTGCAGCAGCTGACATACGATAAGGAGCAAGCAAGCAATCAATATCAGAGTTAtgtaaaacatttaaattcGGAATTAAGCAATTTGAGCGAAAAGAATTCTGAATTATTGGATGAATACACAAAGCAGCAAGAACGTGAACGTCAACTTGTGGATCATATAGGCGCACTTGAAAAGGACATACAAAAGAATATAAGCCGACAAGATCAGTTGAGGAAAGAGCAAGAACAG GAATCCCTAACGCGCAGTGAAGCGCCAGTCCAAGAAgttgaaaaactaaaagaacAAATTAGCGATTACGAATTGGAACGTCATGAATTTCAACTGAAAATTAAATCTCAAGAAGATCGTCTTGAAAATCTCAGCAGCGAACTACAAGAGAAGCAAACCAGATTGGATCAATTGGAGGAACATGTGAGAAATTATGCTTCCGAACAGCCCGACCAAGTCAAATTATTAGCCACAATGGAATCGGACAAAATCGCAGCTTCCCGCGCGCTTGCACAAAACATCGAACTAAAAAAACAACTAGATGAGTTGGAGCTGCGCTTCGTACAGTTGACAAATGATAAAGCggatttaatgaataaattggATGCTGAAGAGCACGCCAATCGTAAAATGCGCGCGAACTACAATGAAATGGAAGAGCGTCTACACGATATTGATGAGCGTTTCAAATATAAGGACGAAGAAATGATACGACTCTCACATGAGAATATGGAACTAACTAACAAAGCGGCAGCGTTGCAACGGAAACTGCAACGACag GGAAGGAAGTTAGATGGACACAATCATTCGCACGAGCCCAACGATGAATTGCACGAACATCAACACAACGGCTGTGACGACGAACATGAACATACCCATGGAGATGATCATAACGAACACGAACATGATCATCACAAACACGAGCATGATCATCACGAACACGAGCCTGATTATCACGAACGCGAGCATCATTTTTACGAACATGAGCATGATCAACACGGACACGAGCATGATCATCACGAACACAATCAAGATCATGACGAGCATAGTAGCGACCTCGAACATAATCTCTATAATGAGAATAAGCATTCACAGCACCATCACCAACATGTGAAACAATTATccacaagcagcagcaacactaGCACACCATACCTACCGACCGAGGAAGCTGTCGAGCGTTTAGAGCAACGCTTCACACGCCTCATGTCACAGGTGGCCGATTTAACTGATGAAAAACAACGTTTGGAACATTTAGTACTACAACTGCAAGGCGAAACTGAGACTATTGGCGAATATATAACCCTGTATCAAACACAAAGGCGCATGCTAAAACAACGCGAGTACGAAAAAGCTGCACAAATGCAGCTCCTGCAACGTGAACGTGAGCAATTGCGTGACCGAATCGCTATACTTAATAATCTAGTGAATAGTCTACGCGCAGATATGCCGCAAAGCATACCGAACCTACAAGAAAATTTCCACTCAAGTGTCATAGGAAATGACGATAATTTTGATGATACCAACACGCCTTTGATTGTAGAAGCTAGTGAAGCGCTTGAAGAGCAACACAATCAACCAGATTCACAATTGCCTGCGAATGAATCACgccaaatattaacaaaaattcaaaatataatttttgaaataaatgagAACACACAGCACATTCCTGATGTGGCAACGGCGCAAACAGTCGACCATATAAATTGTTGTCTTGGCAAAATTGAAGTTGTTTAG
- the LOC126755542 gene encoding protein preli-like translates to MVTASQCTTETVFDYSWKQVVQAYWNRYPNPSSTHVLTEDTIEREVRDGKLYSRRLLSKTNPVPKWGKRFYNNAPVRIVEDSILDPKNKTLVTFTRNIGFKKIMKVDEIVEYSEQKDGRTLAVRRASVTSQVFGFSRAIRAFGIERFKSNCNKAAIGFNYVLRNMFPNNAASASATNGATNGNASESVSTAGTSHIQQTTLNKTETVKMAGKAGYAYLKNQAIKLAQIFSIKN, encoded by the exons ATGGTTACTGCGTCGCAATGTACAACTGAGACAGTATTTGATTACAGTTGGAAGCAGGTCGTACAAGCTTACTGGAATCGCTATCCCAATCCCTCAAG TACACATGTTCTTACGGAAGACACAATAGAGCGTGAGGTACGTGATGGTAAATTATATTCTCGCCGTTTACTATCCAAAACAAATCCAGTGCCAAAATGGGGTAAACGTTTTTATAATAATGCACCAGTGAGAATTGTTGAGGATTCGATTTTAGATCCGAAAAATAAAACCCTAGTCACCTTCACGCGAAATATTGGATTCAAAAAGATAATG AAAGTCGATGAAATAGTCGAATATAGCGAGCAGAAAGATGGGCGAACTTTGGCTGTAAGGCGTGCCTCCGTTACTTCACAAGTATTTGGGTTTTCACGTGCTATACGCGCATTTGGTATTGAACGTTTCAAGTCTAATTGCAATAAAGCCGCGATCGGGTTCAATTATGTACTGCGAAATATGTTTCCTAATAATGCTGCTTCAGCGAGTGCTACTAATGGTGCAACGAATGGCAATGCCAGCGAATCAGTGTCTACCGCTGGAACGAGCCATATACAGCAAACAACTTTGAATAAAACTGAAACCGTTAAAATGGCGGGCAAAGCCGGCTATGCGTATTTGAAAAACCAGGCCATTAAATTGGcgcaaatattttccattaaaaattga